TCCCGTACGACGGGTCGCCGCTGGCGGACCACGCGCTGCGATACGCCTGCGCCGAGTTCCCGTCGAGCACCCTCACCGTCCTCTACGTCGTCGACGAACACACCGACGAGACGGCGTCCGCCGGATGGGGCGACCACCCGGGACAGTGGGAGGACTGGCTCACCGAGCGCCGCGGGCACGCCGCCGACCTGTTCGCGGACGCCGAGGCGGTCGCCGAGGAGTACGGCGCGTCGATCGAGACGGCCGTC
This genomic stretch from Halobaculum roseum harbors:
- a CDS encoding universal stress protein, with translation MPEHVLIPYDGSPLADHALRYACAEFPSSTLTVLYVVDEHTDETASAGWGDHPGQWEDWLTERRGHAADLFADAEAVAEEYGASIETAVAVGRVSEMTIAVAEEYGADLIVVGAHGRSPFAEFLIGDVARALVRRSPVPVTTVRERVGG